One window from the genome of Aquabacterium sp. A3 encodes:
- the serC gene encoding 3-phosphoserine/phosphohydroxythreonine transaminase: MSRPFNFSAGPATLPEDVLAQAAREMLDWRGSGMGVMEMSHRGKEFLSIAHQAEADLRDILSIPAHFKVLFMQGGAIGENAILPMNLSRGARADYVVTGSWSQKSAKEARRYCDVHVAATNEADGHTSLPAYGGWQLSERPAYVHVCSNETIHGVEMHELPDLRALGCDAPLVIDCSSHIASRPIDWTRVGVAYGGAQKNIGPSGLTLVIVREDLLGHALPITPSGFNYQTVADNESMYNTPPTYAWYIAGLVFQWIKRQREVTPAGELTGLAAIEARNIAKAELLYGYLDQSGFYRTKVQADCRSRMNVPFFLPDDALNEAFLSGAKEAGLLQLKGHKSVGGMRASIYNAMPLAGVEALVGYLKDFALRHG, from the coding sequence ATGTCCCGTCCGTTCAATTTTTCTGCCGGCCCGGCCACCTTGCCCGAAGACGTGCTGGCACAGGCCGCGCGAGAGATGCTTGACTGGCGCGGCTCGGGCATGGGCGTCATGGAGATGAGCCACCGGGGCAAGGAATTCCTGTCGATTGCGCATCAGGCCGAAGCCGACCTGCGCGACATCCTGTCCATCCCTGCGCACTTCAAGGTGCTGTTCATGCAAGGCGGTGCCATTGGCGAAAACGCCATCCTGCCCATGAACCTGTCTCGCGGGGCGCGCGCCGATTACGTGGTCACCGGATCGTGGTCACAAAAATCGGCCAAGGAAGCACGCAGGTACTGTGACGTGCATGTGGCGGCCACCAACGAAGCCGATGGCCACACCAGCCTGCCTGCCTACGGCGGCTGGCAGCTCAGTGAGCGCCCGGCTTACGTGCACGTGTGCAGCAACGAAACCATCCATGGCGTAGAGATGCACGAGCTGCCGGACCTGCGGGCCCTGGGCTGCGACGCACCGCTGGTGATCGATTGTTCGTCCCACATCGCCTCGCGGCCCATCGACTGGACGCGCGTGGGGGTGGCCTACGGTGGCGCCCAGAAAAATATCGGTCCGTCGGGGCTGACCCTGGTCATCGTGCGCGAAGACCTGCTCGGCCACGCCCTGCCCATCACCCCCTCGGGGTTCAACTACCAAACGGTGGCTGACAACGAGTCGATGTACAACACCCCCCCCACGTACGCGTGGTACATCGCCGGGTTGGTGTTTCAGTGGATCAAACGCCAGCGTGAAGTGACACCGGCCGGTGAGCTGACAGGCCTGGCGGCCATCGAGGCGCGCAACATCGCCAAGGCCGAGTTGCTCTACGGCTACCTGGACCAGTCGGGCTTTTACCGCACCAAGGTGCAGGCCGATTGCCGTTCTCGCATGAACGTGCCTTTCTTTTTGCCTGACGACGCGCTGAACGAGGCCTTCCTGTCTGGCGCCAAAGAGGCAGGACTGCTGCAACTCAAGGGCCACAAGAGCGTGGGCGGCATGCGGGCCTCTATCTACAACGCCATGCCACTGGCCGGCGTGGAGGCCTTGGTCGGCTACCTGAAAGACTTTGCCTTGCGCCATGGCTGA
- the pheA gene encoding prephenate dehydratase — MADTPQAPHAYQPDDRPVDEQLADLRVRIDSVDRQLLALMSERARLAHAVGEVKKIDGSPVFRPDREVQVIERVKAANPGPLMPESIGPIWREIMSACRALEARQRVAFLGPEGTFSEQAALKFFGSSIEPIACASIDEVFRATLSGTADFGVAPVENSTEGVVARSLDLLLASDLTIVGETSLLITHNLLRQTPALSDIQAVCAHPQALAQCHQWLSQHLPQAERRPVASNAEGARLAAQDAGIAALASERAASIFGLHVVRHAVQDEAHNRTLFVVLTRPEHHTPSQRTGHDCTSLIVSVDNRPGAVHDLLAPLKRHGVSMTRFESRPARSGQWEYVFFIDLAGHLDDAPVAAALAELQALCSFVKVLGTFPVDPL, encoded by the coding sequence ATGGCTGACACCCCTCAAGCCCCTCACGCCTACCAGCCCGACGATCGTCCGGTCGACGAGCAGTTGGCCGACCTGCGGGTGCGGATCGACTCGGTCGACCGGCAACTGCTGGCGCTCATGAGCGAGCGGGCCCGGCTGGCGCATGCCGTGGGCGAGGTCAAAAAGATCGATGGCTCGCCGGTGTTCCGTCCTGACCGTGAGGTTCAGGTCATCGAACGGGTCAAGGCCGCCAATCCCGGCCCCCTGATGCCCGAGAGCATCGGCCCCATCTGGCGCGAGATCATGTCGGCCTGCCGCGCACTGGAAGCCCGCCAGCGGGTCGCCTTCCTGGGCCCGGAAGGCACCTTCAGCGAACAAGCCGCCTTGAAGTTCTTCGGCTCGTCCATCGAGCCCATCGCCTGCGCCAGCATCGATGAAGTTTTTCGCGCCACCTTGTCCGGCACGGCTGATTTCGGGGTGGCGCCCGTTGAAAACTCCACCGAGGGGGTGGTGGCCCGGTCCCTGGACCTGCTGCTGGCATCCGACCTCACCATCGTGGGCGAAACCAGCCTGCTGATCACCCACAACCTGCTGCGTCAAACACCCGCCCTGAGCGACATCCAGGCGGTGTGCGCGCACCCACAGGCCCTGGCTCAATGCCATCAGTGGCTCAGCCAGCACCTGCCCCAGGCCGAACGCCGGCCGGTGGCCAGCAATGCAGAAGGCGCGCGGCTGGCGGCACAGGACGCTGGCATCGCCGCGCTGGCCAGCGAACGTGCAGCGTCGATTTTTGGGCTGCACGTGGTGCGCCACGCCGTGCAGGACGAGGCACACAATCGCACCCTGTTCGTGGTGCTGACCCGCCCCGAGCATCACACACCATCGCAACGCACCGGCCATGACTGCACCAGCCTGATCGTGTCGGTGGACAACCGACCCGGTGCCGTGCACGACCTGCTCGCGCCCCTCAAGCGCCATGGGGTGTCCATGACCCGCTTTGAATCGCGCCCTGCCCGCTCTGGCCAGTGGGAATACGTCTTCTTCATTGACCTGGCCGGCCACCTGGACGATGCCCCGGTGGCAGCGGCCCTGGCCGAGCTGCAAGCGCTGTGCAGCTTCGTCAAGGTGCTGGGCACCTTCCCTGTGGACCCCCTCTGA